One window of the Anaeromyxobacter dehalogenans 2CP-C genome contains the following:
- a CDS encoding carboxyl transferase domain-containing protein — translation MPEAVSLGRVAVLDRSEAGRRAVRAVRELAREGKSALAVAVHAPRDRRLPFVREADASVEVEGSPELALHVAGAEAAWLGPAPLAERAAFAEACEQLGVLFLGPSSSVLERVRTPEGLAAIADEVGVPLAAAGAADPAARLLEVVVARDRSGEAQAVGVGDASLRLADVAVLAESPSPALGAQEDARARMLGLAIAAAARWVGIASVELLLDPATRRLALAGVDAFPRSAAAVEAAAGVDLVRQAVRLAAGAALRPLPAPRGFGVAARLLARDPESAQPAPTPGRLERLRLPSDPDVHAEAAVEEGDEARGGAEPIATIVALGTDRGRALGRLAQALSDTDALARGSGSSKAWLLALLGRAEVRAGTAGVGFLPRLAAARERLVAPRPEVALLAAALESYELELDLERARFLAEARRGRPRVGPSSGRAVELLHAGERHRLEVRQTGPDAYRVSPAGAAPVDVKVDRLARGERRLAWGGRRARVLSAVDGTRHLVDVDGVPHLVTRDPGGVITSPLPGMVVALPVVPGQRVAAGEPVARVESMKVELAVPAPAAGVVREVLAVTNGQIEAGAPLLRIDPEGEGPPAALGAPLALGGEPPPEPSTAHERYLAGLRELNRLLLGFDLSDADARALTAGWRDRAAGVAPEDPGALREEERALAAFGDVQALFSRGRAPDAAADAPPPLEELWRYLHEPEARGEGLSPGFLAQLRRALAHYHVSLDAPGRDLELALLRIQKAHDRADAPLAAVLGILERRLAGEGVPPGLEDPGARELLDRLAAVGQERFPALGDLARELRYRRFEKPELDQVRAAVYAQAEADLAELARAEGIARETLVSRLIACPQPLSTLMLARMARAKPEFRRLLAQTLTRRYYRHRATAPATVEEVDGIACTLTEYAAESRRIQLVAAFAPAADLPRAAAAAARLAERTPDGAQTSVDLYLWRDGAGGDPDAIAAELRAALSQAGFRRPLRRASVLVAYPARGLGRQASQLHFTFRGGPAEFVEEPRYRGVHPMIFRRMQLARLSKFELTRLPSPEDVYLYRGAARDNPRDERLFAVAEVRDLTPLHDARGRVVQLPHLERMLHEALAGMRRFQARRAPHQRLEWNRVLLTVEPPLLLSRDEVRGVAERIGPATQGLGLEMVLLAARVPHPDTGELKDALVRVTTDGRTVAVRWDAPTDRPLEPLSEYHLRVVQLRRRGLVHPFELVRMLAPTRDSQAGVPPGEFVEHELDAAGALAPVSRPPGQNGANVVVGVVRTFTARHPEGMQRVVLLGDPSRSMGALAEPECRRIEAALDLAERLRVPVEWFAVSAGAKISMESGTENMDWISRVLRRIVTFTQGGGEINVVVCGINVGAQPYWNAEATMLMHTRGILVMTPGSAMVLTGKEALDYSGSVSAEDNQGIGGYDRIMGPNGQAQYRAGSVGEAIQILLRHYEHTYVVPGERFPRRAATSDPAARDVRTSPHGPAGGAGFETVGDVFGAATNPDRKKPFDIRRVMAAAVDQDHPPLERWRDLRGGETAVVWDAHLGGWPVCLLGIESRPLPRLEFVPADGPELWSAGTLFPQSSKKLARAINGASGNRPVVVLANLSGFDGSPESMRRLQLEYGAEIGRAVVNFRGPFVFCVVSRYHGGAFVVFSKALREDIEVVAVEGARASVIGGAPAAAVVFSREVETRTRKDPRVVEAEKAAAAGGAARGRLAEIVAAVRSEKVGEVADEFDGVHTVERARRVGSLDRIIAPADLRPYLVDAVARGIARHGG, via the coding sequence ATGCCGGAGGCGGTGTCGCTGGGGCGGGTGGCGGTGCTGGATCGGAGCGAGGCGGGCCGGCGGGCGGTGCGCGCCGTCCGCGAGCTGGCGCGCGAGGGGAAGTCGGCGCTCGCCGTGGCGGTGCACGCCCCCCGCGACCGGCGCCTGCCCTTCGTCCGCGAGGCCGACGCCTCCGTCGAGGTGGAGGGGTCGCCGGAGCTGGCCCTGCACGTGGCCGGCGCGGAGGCGGCCTGGCTCGGCCCCGCGCCGCTGGCGGAGCGGGCCGCCTTCGCCGAGGCGTGCGAGCAGCTCGGCGTGCTGTTCCTCGGCCCGTCGTCGTCGGTGCTCGAGCGCGTGCGCACGCCGGAGGGGCTCGCCGCGATCGCGGACGAGGTCGGCGTGCCGCTGGCGGCCGCCGGCGCGGCCGATCCCGCGGCGCGGCTGCTCGAGGTGGTCGTGGCGCGGGATCGGTCCGGCGAGGCGCAGGCGGTCGGCGTCGGCGACGCCTCGCTGCGGCTCGCGGACGTGGCGGTGCTGGCCGAGTCCCCCTCGCCGGCGCTCGGCGCGCAGGAGGACGCGCGCGCCCGGATGCTCGGGCTCGCGATCGCGGCGGCGGCCCGCTGGGTCGGGATCGCGAGCGTGGAGCTGCTGCTCGACCCGGCCACCCGCCGGCTGGCGCTCGCCGGCGTGGACGCCTTCCCGCGGTCGGCCGCGGCGGTGGAGGCCGCCGCCGGCGTGGACCTGGTCCGGCAGGCGGTCCGGCTCGCCGCGGGCGCGGCGCTCCGCCCGCTCCCGGCGCCGCGCGGCTTCGGCGTCGCGGCCCGGCTGCTGGCGCGCGATCCCGAGTCGGCGCAGCCGGCGCCCACGCCCGGGCGGCTCGAGCGGCTGCGGCTGCCCTCCGACCCCGACGTGCACGCCGAGGCCGCCGTCGAGGAGGGCGACGAGGCGCGCGGCGGCGCCGAGCCCATCGCCACCATCGTCGCCCTCGGCACCGACCGCGGCCGCGCCCTGGGCCGCCTCGCCCAGGCGCTCTCCGACACCGACGCGCTGGCGCGCGGGAGCGGCTCGAGCAAGGCCTGGCTGCTGGCGCTCCTCGGCCGCGCCGAGGTGCGCGCCGGGACGGCCGGCGTGGGCTTCCTCCCCCGCCTCGCCGCCGCGCGCGAGCGGCTGGTCGCGCCCCGCCCCGAGGTCGCGCTGCTCGCGGCCGCGCTGGAGTCGTACGAGCTGGAGCTGGACCTGGAGCGCGCGCGCTTCCTGGCGGAGGCGCGGCGCGGGCGGCCGCGGGTCGGCCCGTCGTCGGGCCGCGCGGTGGAGCTGCTCCACGCCGGCGAGCGGCACCGGCTGGAGGTGCGCCAGACCGGCCCGGACGCCTACCGGGTCTCGCCGGCGGGCGCCGCGCCGGTGGACGTGAAGGTCGATCGCCTGGCGCGCGGCGAGCGCCGCCTGGCCTGGGGCGGCCGGCGCGCGCGCGTGCTCTCCGCGGTGGACGGCACCCGCCACCTGGTGGACGTGGACGGGGTCCCGCACCTCGTCACCCGCGACCCCGGCGGCGTGATCACCTCCCCGCTGCCCGGCATGGTGGTGGCGCTGCCGGTGGTGCCCGGGCAGCGCGTCGCCGCGGGCGAGCCGGTCGCGCGCGTCGAGTCGATGAAGGTCGAGCTGGCGGTGCCCGCGCCGGCCGCCGGCGTGGTGCGCGAGGTGCTGGCGGTGACGAACGGCCAGATCGAGGCCGGCGCGCCGCTGCTGCGCATCGACCCCGAGGGCGAGGGCCCGCCCGCCGCGCTCGGCGCGCCGCTCGCGCTGGGGGGCGAGCCGCCGCCGGAGCCGTCCACCGCGCACGAGCGGTACCTGGCCGGCCTCCGCGAGCTGAACCGCCTGCTGCTCGGGTTCGACCTCTCCGACGCCGACGCCCGGGCGCTCACCGCCGGCTGGCGCGACCGCGCCGCCGGCGTGGCCCCCGAGGATCCGGGCGCGCTGCGCGAGGAGGAGCGCGCGCTCGCCGCGTTCGGCGACGTGCAGGCGCTGTTCTCGCGCGGCCGCGCCCCGGACGCCGCCGCCGACGCGCCGCCGCCGCTGGAGGAGCTGTGGCGCTACCTGCACGAGCCGGAGGCTCGCGGCGAGGGGCTCTCGCCCGGCTTCCTGGCGCAGCTCCGCCGCGCGCTCGCGCACTACCACGTCTCCCTCGACGCCCCGGGCCGCGACCTCGAGCTGGCGCTGCTGCGGATCCAGAAGGCGCACGACCGCGCCGACGCGCCGCTCGCCGCGGTGCTGGGGATCCTGGAGCGGCGCCTGGCCGGCGAGGGCGTGCCGCCCGGGCTGGAGGACCCCGGCGCGCGCGAGCTGCTCGACCGCCTCGCCGCGGTGGGCCAGGAGCGCTTCCCGGCGCTGGGCGACCTCGCCCGCGAGCTGCGCTACCGGCGCTTCGAGAAGCCCGAGCTGGACCAGGTCCGCGCGGCGGTGTACGCGCAGGCCGAGGCGGACCTCGCCGAGCTGGCGCGCGCCGAGGGGATCGCGCGCGAGACGCTGGTGTCGCGGCTCATCGCCTGCCCGCAGCCGCTCAGCACGCTCATGCTGGCGAGGATGGCCCGGGCGAAGCCCGAGTTCCGGCGGCTGCTCGCCCAGACGCTCACCCGCCGCTACTACCGCCACCGCGCCACCGCGCCGGCCACCGTCGAGGAGGTGGACGGGATCGCGTGCACGCTCACCGAGTACGCCGCCGAGTCGCGGCGCATCCAGCTCGTGGCCGCGTTCGCGCCGGCCGCCGACCTGCCCCGCGCGGCCGCCGCCGCGGCGCGCCTGGCCGAGCGCACGCCCGACGGCGCCCAGACCTCGGTGGACCTGTACCTGTGGCGCGACGGGGCCGGCGGCGATCCCGACGCGATCGCGGCCGAGCTGCGCGCCGCGCTCTCGCAGGCCGGCTTCCGGCGCCCGCTGCGGCGCGCCTCGGTGCTGGTGGCCTACCCGGCCCGCGGGCTGGGTCGGCAGGCCAGCCAGCTCCACTTCACGTTCCGCGGCGGGCCGGCCGAGTTCGTGGAGGAGCCGCGCTACCGCGGCGTCCACCCCATGATCTTCCGGCGCATGCAGCTCGCGCGGCTCTCCAAGTTCGAGCTGACCCGCCTGCCCTCGCCGGAGGACGTGTACCTGTACCGCGGCGCGGCGCGCGACAACCCGCGCGACGAGCGGCTGTTCGCGGTGGCCGAGGTGCGCGACCTCACCCCGCTGCACGACGCCCGCGGCCGGGTGGTCCAGCTCCCGCACCTCGAGCGCATGCTGCACGAGGCGCTCGCCGGCATGCGCCGCTTCCAGGCGCGGCGCGCGCCGCACCAGCGGCTGGAGTGGAACCGGGTGCTGCTCACGGTGGAGCCGCCGCTGCTGCTCTCGCGCGACGAGGTGCGCGGGGTGGCCGAGCGGATCGGCCCCGCCACCCAGGGGCTGGGGCTGGAGATGGTGCTGCTCGCGGCCCGCGTGCCGCACCCGGACACCGGCGAGCTGAAGGACGCGCTCGTCCGCGTCACCACCGACGGGCGGACCGTGGCGGTCCGCTGGGACGCGCCCACCGACCGCCCGCTGGAGCCGCTCTCCGAGTACCACCTGCGCGTGGTGCAGCTCCGGCGCCGCGGCCTGGTCCACCCGTTCGAGCTGGTGCGCATGCTCGCGCCCACCCGCGACTCGCAGGCCGGCGTGCCGCCCGGCGAGTTCGTCGAGCACGAGCTCGACGCGGCCGGCGCGCTGGCCCCGGTCTCGCGCCCGCCCGGCCAGAACGGCGCCAACGTGGTGGTGGGGGTCGTCCGGACCTTCACCGCGCGCCACCCCGAGGGCATGCAGCGCGTGGTGCTGCTCGGCGACCCGAGCCGGTCCATGGGCGCCCTGGCGGAGCCGGAGTGCCGGCGCATCGAGGCCGCGCTCGACCTGGCGGAGCGGCTGCGCGTCCCGGTGGAGTGGTTCGCGGTCTCGGCGGGCGCGAAGATCTCCATGGAGAGCGGCACCGAGAACATGGACTGGATCTCGCGCGTCCTCCGCCGGATCGTGACGTTCACGCAGGGTGGCGGCGAGATCAACGTGGTGGTCTGCGGCATCAACGTCGGCGCGCAGCCGTACTGGAACGCCGAGGCCACCATGCTCATGCACACCCGCGGGATCCTGGTGATGACGCCCGGCTCCGCGATGGTGCTCACCGGCAAGGAGGCGCTCGACTACTCCGGCAGCGTCTCGGCCGAGGACAACCAGGGCATCGGCGGGTACGACCGGATCATGGGCCCGAACGGCCAGGCGCAGTACCGGGCCGGCAGCGTGGGCGAGGCGATCCAGATCCTGCTCCGCCACTACGAGCACACCTACGTGGTCCCGGGGGAGCGCTTCCCGCGGCGGGCCGCGACCTCCGACCCGGCGGCGCGCGACGTGCGGACGTCCCCGCACGGCCCGGCCGGCGGGGCCGGGTTCGAGACCGTCGGCGACGTGTTCGGCGCCGCCACCAACCCGGACCGCAAGAAGCCGTTCGACATCCGGCGGGTGATGGCGGCCGCGGTGGACCAGGACCACCCGCCGCTGGAGCGGTGGCGCGACCTGCGCGGCGGCGAGACCGCGGTGGTGTGGGACGCGCACCTGGGCGGCTGGCCGGTGTGCCTGCTCGGGATCGAGTCCCGCCCGCTGCCCCGCCTCGAGTTCGTGCCCGCCGACGGGCCGGAGCTCTGGTCCGCCGGGACGCTCTTCCCGCAGTCCTCGAAGAAGCTGGCGCGCGCCATCAACGGCGCGAGCGGCAACCGGCCGGTGGTGGTGCTGGCGAACCTGTCCGGCTTCGACGGCTCGCCGGAGTCGATGCGCCGGCTGCAGCTCGAGTACGGGGCCGAGATCGGGCGCGCGGTGGTGAACTTCCGCGGGCCGTTCGTGTTCTGCGTGGTGTCCCGCTACCACGGCGGCGCGTTCGTGGTGTTCTCGAAGGCGCTCCGCGAGGACATCGAGGTGGTGGCGGTGGAGGGCGCGCGCGCCTCGGTGATCGGCGGCGCCCCCGCGGCGGCGGTGGTGTTCTCGCGCGAGGTGGAGACGCGCACGCGGAAGGACCCGCGGGTGGTCGAGGCGGAGAAGGCCGCCGCCGCGGGCGGCGCCGCGCGCGGGCGGCTGGCCGAGATCGTCGCGGCGGTGCGCTCGGAGAAGGTGGGCGAGGTGGCGGACGAGTTCGACGGGGTCCACACGGTGGAGCGCGCCCGGCGCGTCGGCTCGCTCGACCGGATCATCGCGCCGGCCGACCTGCGGCCGTACCTGGTGGACGCGGTGGCGCGAGGCATCGCGCGGCACGGCGGGTGA
- a CDS encoding TolC family protein: MTTVPRLAAVLLLAPALALGQAAPPAPPADAAPPAPDAPARRVITLEEAVRTARAHQPQLRSARAATDAALARADQARAPLLPQLTGSAGLGRTTDNFAGKPGGASWSTSGTFDARAVLSQTLLDLGQLARWRAAGASADAQRASERATELDVVAGAQSAFFVARAAHALVRVARETLDNQEAHLRQVEAFVQVGTRPAIDLAQARADRATAQVQLVRAGNSYENARALLAQAIGLEWPADIEPSDEAIPPVPGEDGPLAPLVAEASRARPELASLEAQRRAGALSLDAARAEWLPTLSAQTGVSDAGTRPDADGLNWSATLNLGWNLLEGGGSLARAREARANLAGVDAQETALRTQITVDVDAARQGVQTARAASAAADEALVNARERLRLAEGRYQAGAGSIIELGDAQVAATSAGAQVVQAEYDLAAARARLLRALGRG; encoded by the coding sequence ATGACGACCGTCCCCCGGCTCGCCGCCGTCCTCTTGCTCGCCCCGGCGCTGGCGCTCGGGCAGGCGGCCCCGCCCGCGCCCCCCGCGGACGCGGCCCCGCCCGCACCCGACGCGCCGGCGCGGCGCGTGATCACGCTCGAGGAGGCGGTCCGCACCGCCCGGGCGCACCAGCCGCAGCTCCGCTCGGCGCGCGCCGCCACCGACGCGGCCCTCGCCCGCGCCGACCAGGCCCGGGCGCCGCTGCTGCCGCAGCTCACCGGCAGCGCCGGGCTGGGCCGCACCACCGACAACTTCGCCGGGAAGCCGGGGGGCGCGAGCTGGAGCACGAGCGGCACCTTCGACGCGCGCGCGGTGCTGAGCCAGACGCTCCTCGACCTCGGGCAGCTCGCCCGCTGGCGCGCGGCCGGCGCGAGCGCCGACGCGCAGCGCGCCTCCGAGCGCGCCACCGAGCTGGACGTGGTGGCCGGCGCGCAGTCCGCGTTCTTCGTGGCGCGCGCCGCGCACGCGCTGGTGCGGGTGGCGCGCGAGACGCTCGACAACCAGGAGGCCCATCTTCGCCAGGTGGAGGCGTTCGTGCAGGTCGGGACGCGCCCCGCCATCGACCTCGCCCAGGCGCGCGCCGACCGCGCGACCGCCCAGGTCCAGCTCGTGCGCGCGGGGAACAGCTACGAGAACGCGCGGGCGCTCCTCGCCCAGGCCATCGGCCTCGAGTGGCCGGCCGACATCGAGCCGTCCGACGAGGCGATCCCGCCGGTGCCCGGCGAGGACGGCCCGCTCGCGCCGCTGGTCGCCGAGGCGTCCCGGGCCCGCCCCGAGCTGGCCTCGCTCGAGGCGCAGCGCCGCGCCGGGGCGCTGTCGCTCGACGCGGCGCGGGCCGAGTGGCTGCCCACGCTCTCGGCGCAGACCGGCGTGTCGGACGCGGGCACGCGGCCCGACGCGGACGGCCTGAACTGGTCGGCCACGCTGAACCTCGGCTGGAACCTGCTCGAGGGCGGCGGCTCCCTGGCGCGGGCGCGGGAGGCGCGCGCCAACCTGGCGGGCGTGGACGCGCAGGAGACCGCGCTCCGCACGCAGATCACCGTGGACGTGGACGCCGCGCGCCAGGGGGTGCAGACCGCGCGCGCGGCCTCGGCGGCGGCCGACGAGGCGCTGGTCAACGCGCGCGAGCGCCTGCGGCTCGCCGAGGGCCGCTACCAGGCGGGCGCGGGGAGCATCATCGAGCTGGGCGACGCGCAGGTGGCGGCCACCTCCGCCGGGGCGCAGGTGGTGCAGGCCGAGTACGACCTCGCGGCGGCGCGCGCGCGGCTGCTGCGGGCGCTGGGCCGAGGGTGA